From a region of the Tenggerimyces flavus genome:
- a CDS encoding dihydrofolate reductase family protein — protein sequence MRSLILRNSLSLDGYAAPPTNVPEDFFLEYDEDEEFVAHMTDILGSAGVHAMGAQAYREMAGHWPYTDGPEADAMNRIPKVVFSRGPIDTPWEKTTVCSGDLATEIAALKAQDGGPILAHGGVRFAQALVRADLVDEYHLLINPIAHGSGSPLFTQSTKLKLVDVKSFPRGNLALTYTRP from the coding sequence GTGCGTTCTCTCATTCTCCGCAACAGCCTGTCCCTCGACGGCTACGCCGCACCCCCAACCAACGTGCCCGAAGACTTCTTCCTGGAGTACGACGAAGACGAGGAGTTCGTCGCGCACATGACCGACATCCTCGGCAGCGCCGGCGTCCACGCGATGGGTGCCCAGGCGTACCGCGAGATGGCGGGGCACTGGCCGTACACCGACGGCCCCGAGGCCGACGCGATGAACAGGATCCCGAAGGTCGTCTTCTCCCGCGGCCCGATCGACACCCCGTGGGAGAAGACCACGGTCTGCTCCGGAGACCTCGCCACCGAGATCGCGGCACTGAAGGCGCAGGACGGCGGCCCGATCCTCGCCCACGGTGGCGTACGGTTCGCCCAAGCACTCGTTCGCGCCGATCTCGTCGACGAGTACCACCTGCTGATCAACCCCATCGCCCACGGCAGCGGCAGCCCGCTGTTCACCCAGTCCACGAAGCTGAAGCTGGTCGACGTGAAGTCGTTCCCGCGAGGCAACCTCGCCCTGACCTACACGCGTCCGTAG
- a CDS encoding DUF899 family protein: MTTAPIDPTLALPGRPPVVDLATWQAARAELLVREKAHTRAGDAIAAARRRLPMVEVDATAEVVGADGPIPFLDLFQGRDELVVYHSMWHDGAPHQGQCEGCTFNVWQMKDASVYLNARGVSFGVLTSGRWEEVPPYLEFMGYTHPWYSVRGLEASIAADEGHIICYLRDGDRAFLTYSTTARGNEPADGSVGLLDLTPYGRREAWEENPDGWPEGRDTCWYWRTDAEGRAGWDPTSRPVPQWTRPGATPEKTLGRHDHDH; this comes from the coding sequence ATGACGACCGCACCGATCGACCCGACTCTTGCTCTGCCCGGCCGCCCGCCGGTGGTCGACCTGGCCACCTGGCAGGCCGCCCGTGCCGAGCTCCTGGTCCGCGAGAAGGCTCACACCCGCGCGGGCGACGCCATCGCCGCGGCCCGCCGGCGGCTGCCGATGGTGGAGGTCGACGCGACGGCCGAGGTCGTCGGAGCGGACGGGCCGATCCCGTTCCTGGACCTGTTCCAGGGGCGCGACGAACTCGTGGTCTACCACTCCATGTGGCACGACGGCGCGCCACACCAGGGACAGTGCGAGGGCTGCACGTTCAACGTCTGGCAGATGAAGGACGCCTCCGTCTACCTCAACGCCCGCGGCGTCTCGTTCGGTGTCCTGACCTCCGGCCGGTGGGAAGAGGTGCCTCCTTACCTGGAGTTCATGGGCTACACCCACCCCTGGTACTCGGTCCGTGGCCTGGAAGCCTCCATCGCCGCGGATGAGGGGCACATCATCTGTTACCTGCGCGACGGCGATCGTGCGTTCCTCACCTATTCCACGACGGCACGGGGCAACGAGCCCGCCGACGGCTCCGTCGGGCTGCTCGATCTGACGCCGTACGGCCGTCGCGAGGCCTGGGAGGAAAACCCCGATGGCTGGCCCGAGGGGCGCGACACCTGCTGGTACTGGCGTACGGATGCCGAGGGACGCGCCGGATGGGATCCGACCAGCCGCCCCGTGCCGCAGTGGACGCGACCCGGCGCCACCCCCGAGAAGACCCTCGGCCGGCACGACCACGACCACTGA
- a CDS encoding RNA polymerase sigma factor produces MEGLEELAGRAAAGEKAALDELLARIRPEVMRRCSRFLPCREDAEEAAQDVLVTVATKIGTLRETARFAPWLGVVTSNCARQTYRSLKRRFNEHTTEDPPERLDPRTTSVIAGSRIDLLEALEALERSKPQLVSPFVLRDLGGLSYNEIAEQLDTPLGTIKARIHEARGLMAARLGVVDPAR; encoded by the coding sequence ATGGAAGGCTTGGAGGAGCTCGCGGGGCGGGCGGCTGCCGGTGAGAAGGCGGCGCTGGACGAGCTCTTGGCGCGCATCCGGCCCGAGGTGATGCGCCGCTGCTCGCGGTTCCTGCCTTGCCGGGAGGACGCGGAGGAGGCGGCGCAGGACGTTCTGGTGACGGTGGCGACGAAGATCGGAACGCTGCGGGAGACCGCGCGGTTCGCGCCCTGGCTGGGCGTCGTGACGTCGAACTGCGCGCGGCAGACGTACCGGTCGCTGAAGCGGCGGTTCAACGAGCACACGACCGAGGACCCGCCGGAGCGCCTGGACCCGCGGACGACGAGCGTGATCGCGGGGTCGCGGATCGACCTGCTGGAGGCTTTGGAGGCCTTGGAGCGTTCCAAGCCCCAGCTGGTGTCCCCGTTCGTGCTGCGGGATCTCGGCGGGCTGAGCTACAACGAGATCGCCGAGCAGCTCGACACGCCATTGGGCACGATCAAGGCGCGCATCCACGAGGCCCGCGGCCTGATGGCCGCCCGCCTGGGAGTCGTCGACCCCGCGCGCTGA
- a CDS encoding serine/threonine-protein kinase: protein MQRVGRYRLLERIGVGAFATVWAARDDELDVSVAVKVLADNWTQRADIRGRFLSEARILRKIDNERIVRVFDIGELEDGRPYFVMDYADKGSLDQRMDEGTIPVEEAVAYGIQAAEALSVLHQHGVVHRDVTPGNLLLRTDRDGKVRLVLADLGMAKALAESSGLTQAMGTPSYMAPEQASGHGFDARADVYAVGAVTYALLTGKPPFAATSMLDVTSRGPNVRPISLSAAGLDAPRAVDLVLTRALSHDPEQRFESATELARAFRTAMKGIRPDPPPRQRKRTGRAVLGWVGLALGVVVLFAGAFYAAYRMVG, encoded by the coding sequence ATGCAACGGGTCGGGCGGTACCGCCTCCTCGAGCGCATCGGGGTGGGCGCTTTCGCGACCGTGTGGGCCGCCCGCGACGACGAGCTCGACGTCTCCGTGGCCGTCAAGGTCCTCGCGGACAACTGGACTCAGCGCGCCGACATCCGCGGCCGGTTCCTCAGCGAGGCAAGGATTCTGCGCAAGATCGACAACGAACGGATCGTCCGCGTCTTCGACATCGGCGAGCTCGAGGACGGCCGTCCGTACTTCGTCATGGACTATGCGGACAAGGGCTCGCTCGACCAGCGCATGGACGAGGGCACGATCCCGGTCGAGGAAGCCGTCGCTTACGGAATCCAGGCCGCCGAGGCCCTCTCCGTCCTGCACCAGCACGGCGTCGTCCACCGCGACGTGACCCCGGGCAACCTGCTGCTGCGCACCGACCGGGACGGCAAGGTGCGGCTCGTGCTCGCTGACCTCGGCATGGCGAAAGCGCTTGCCGAGTCGTCCGGTCTCACCCAGGCGATGGGTACGCCGTCGTACATGGCGCCCGAGCAGGCCAGCGGGCACGGCTTCGACGCGCGGGCCGACGTCTACGCGGTCGGCGCGGTGACGTACGCGCTGCTCACCGGCAAGCCGCCGTTCGCCGCCACCTCGATGCTCGACGTCACGTCGCGCGGCCCGAACGTCCGGCCGATCTCGCTGTCCGCCGCCGGGCTGGACGCGCCGCGCGCCGTCGACCTGGTGCTGACCCGCGCGCTCTCGCACGACCCGGAGCAACGGTTCGAGTCCGCGACCGAGCTGGCCCGCGCGTTCCGTACCGCGATGAAGGGCATCCGCCCGGACCCGCCGCCGCGGCAGCGCAAGCGCACGGGTCGCGCCGTGCTCGGCTGGGTCGGACTTGCGCTCGGCGTCGTCGTGCTGTTCGCCGGCGCGTTCTACGCCGCGTACCGCATGGTCGGCTGA